A portion of the Gemmatimonadaceae bacterium genome contains these proteins:
- the fabF gene encoding beta-ketoacyl-ACP synthase II, with translation MSKRRVVITGIGAVTPIGSTVEGLWEGLRRERSAVGAVTRFDPSIFKSHNAAEVNDFVATDHLERKKARRLDRFGQFSVATARMAIEDAGIHLESEDREQIGSTMGSALGGLEFAESQLNLYLKEGVRAVDPMLALCVFGGAASCNIAIELGVSGPNSTNSMSCASGTLAIGEGFRFIRDGYADVMICGGAEAPLAPLCFGAFSIIRAMSTRNEDPGSASRPFDRDRDGFVMGEGAAVVILEEYNRAVARGAKIYAEVAGFGFTNDAYHMTAPRPDGSQAARSMRLALRDAHVGPEEIGYVNAHGSSTPLNDPTETKAIKDVFGDAAYSVRVSGTKGYYGHALGASGAIETAISALAIEREWLPPTINLTVADEACDLNFLPGTGQSERVEHVLTNSFGFGGINAALVLRRVN, from the coding sequence TTGTCGAAGCGGAGAGTGGTAATAACTGGAATCGGTGCCGTCACCCCGATCGGATCCACCGTCGAAGGCCTGTGGGAAGGCCTGCGTCGCGAGCGGTCCGCGGTGGGGGCTGTCACGCGCTTCGACCCGTCGATCTTCAAGAGTCACAATGCCGCGGAGGTGAATGACTTCGTCGCGACCGATCACCTCGAGCGGAAGAAAGCCAGGCGGCTCGATCGCTTCGGGCAGTTTTCCGTGGCGACGGCGCGAATGGCGATCGAGGACGCGGGCATCCATCTCGAGAGCGAAGACCGGGAGCAGATCGGCTCGACGATGGGGAGTGCGCTCGGCGGGCTCGAATTCGCGGAAAGCCAGTTGAATCTGTATCTGAAAGAGGGGGTCCGCGCGGTGGATCCGATGCTCGCGCTTTGTGTCTTCGGCGGAGCGGCGAGCTGCAACATCGCCATCGAGCTCGGTGTGTCCGGACCGAACTCGACGAACTCGATGAGCTGTGCATCGGGCACGCTGGCGATCGGCGAAGGATTCCGGTTCATCCGCGATGGATACGCCGACGTGATGATATGCGGCGGTGCAGAGGCGCCGCTCGCTCCGCTGTGCTTCGGCGCGTTCTCGATCATCCGGGCAATGTCAACGCGGAACGAGGACCCGGGAAGCGCATCGCGTCCGTTCGACAGGGACCGCGATGGCTTCGTGATGGGAGAGGGCGCGGCCGTAGTGATTCTTGAGGAATACAATCGCGCAGTCGCGCGCGGGGCGAAGATCTATGCGGAGGTGGCGGGATTCGGGTTCACCAACGACGCGTACCACATGACGGCGCCGCGGCCTGACGGCTCGCAGGCGGCGAGATCGATGCGACTCGCGCTGAGGGACGCGCACGTCGGCCCGGAGGAGATCGGCTACGTGAACGCGCACGGCAGCTCGACTCCGCTCAACGATCCGACGGAGACAAAGGCGATCAAAGACGTCTTCGGAGATGCGGCCTACTCCGTGCGGGTGAGCGGGACGAAGGGGTACTACGGCCACGCGCTCGGAGCTTCGGGTGCGATCGAAACGGCCATATCGGCGCTCGCGATCGAGCGCGAGTGGCTTCCTCCGACAATCAACCTCACCGTTGCCGACGAGGCCTGTGACCTTAACTTTCTGCCCGGAACGGGACAGAGCGAGAGAGTGGAGCATGTTCTCACGAACTCGTTCGGATTCGGCGGCATCAACGCCGCGCTCGTGCTCCGCCGCGTGAACTGA
- the hemB gene encoding porphobilinogen synthase: protein MPVFPVYRGRRLRRTEALRRLVRETTLVPSQLVLPLFARSGSGLRRPIESMPGTAQTSPDELLRDATAAAEAGVGGVILFGIPDTKDATGTEAWAEQGAVQQAVRLLKRELPQMVVITDVCMCEYTDHGHCGILEDGEVVNDATLELLSRASLSHAAAGSDMIAPSDMMDGRVGAIRAALDENGFANTPILSYAAKYASGYYGPFREAAESAPKSGDRKGYQMDAANAEEALREVFADIEEGADAVMVKPAGPYLDIITRVKEATGYPVAAYQVSGEYAMICAAAEKGWIDRDRVMMESLVGIRRAGADFILTYFAVDAARALRLELSR, encoded by the coding sequence ATGCCTGTTTTTCCCGTATATCGTGGGCGCCGACTGCGCCGGACCGAGGCACTTCGCCGCCTCGTGCGTGAAACGACGCTCGTCCCATCGCAGCTCGTCCTCCCTCTCTTCGCACGCAGTGGATCCGGATTGCGCCGTCCGATCGAGTCCATGCCGGGCACGGCGCAGACCTCGCCCGACGAGCTGCTGCGCGACGCGACTGCTGCCGCCGAGGCGGGGGTCGGGGGCGTGATCCTTTTCGGGATTCCCGACACCAAGGATGCGACCGGCACTGAAGCATGGGCCGAGCAGGGCGCGGTTCAGCAGGCGGTGCGTCTCCTCAAGCGCGAGCTGCCGCAGATGGTCGTCATCACCGACGTCTGCATGTGCGAGTACACGGATCACGGTCACTGCGGTATTCTCGAGGACGGCGAGGTCGTGAACGACGCGACTCTCGAGCTTCTGTCGCGCGCCTCGCTTTCGCACGCCGCCGCCGGCTCGGACATGATAGCGCCAAGCGACATGATGGACGGGCGGGTCGGAGCGATTCGCGCCGCGCTCGATGAGAACGGTTTCGCGAACACTCCCATCCTCAGTTATGCGGCCAAGTACGCATCGGGTTACTACGGTCCCTTTCGCGAGGCGGCGGAGTCTGCGCCGAAGAGTGGCGACCGAAAGGGATACCAGATGGATGCCGCCAACGCCGAGGAGGCGTTGCGCGAGGTGTTCGCCGACATCGAGGAGGGAGCCGATGCCGTGATGGTCAAGCCGGCGGGCCCGTACCTCGACATCATCACCCGAGTGAAAGAGGCGACGGGCTATCCTGTTGCCGCCTACCAGGTGAGCGGAGAGTACGCAATGATCTGCGCAGCCGCCGAAAAGGGCTGGATAGATCGCGATCGCGTCATGATGGAGTCGCTCGTGGGGATCCGCCGGGCGGGAGCCGATTTCATTCTGACCTACTTCGCCGTGGATGCGGCCCGGGCTCTGCGCCTGGAGCTCAGCCGGTAG
- the ccsA gene encoding cytochrome c biogenesis protein CcsA produces MKPTPLTVAAIVAVVVTYIRAIFFTPLEAIQGPAQKILYIHAPAAWVAFMAFGLVALASALYLWLGEERLDRIAEASAEVGVVYTTVVLTTGPLWGKPAWGAYWIWDARLTLTLFLWFIYVACLVLRGALDDREVRARYSAVLGILGALLIPFIYLSVYLFRTLHPRPILIKLSAPSLPGEMLTTLLLAFAAFTLLYVALLRARYRYAVERDDAHPPESYVA; encoded by the coding sequence ATGAAACCGACTCCTCTGACCGTCGCGGCGATCGTGGCGGTCGTCGTTACGTATATTCGCGCCATTTTCTTCACGCCTCTCGAGGCGATCCAGGGCCCCGCCCAGAAGATTCTCTACATCCATGCCCCTGCCGCATGGGTTGCCTTCATGGCGTTCGGACTCGTCGCCCTCGCGAGCGCGCTCTATCTATGGCTTGGCGAGGAGCGGCTCGACCGAATCGCCGAAGCGTCGGCCGAGGTGGGCGTCGTCTATACGACGGTCGTTCTCACGACCGGGCCACTTTGGGGCAAGCCGGCCTGGGGCGCCTACTGGATTTGGGACGCGCGGCTCACGCTGACGCTGTTCCTGTGGTTCATCTATGTCGCCTGTCTGGTGCTTCGCGGCGCGCTCGACGACAGGGAAGTTCGCGCCCGCTACAGCGCGGTCCTCGGAATTCTCGGTGCGCTGCTCATACCGTTCATTTATCTGAGCGTCTACCTCTTCAGAACGCTGCATCCGCGGCCGATCCTGATAAAGCTGAGCGCGCCGTCACTTCCGGGCGAGATGCTGACGACGCTGCTGCTGGCGTTCGCCGCATTCACGCTGCTGTACGTGGCGTTGCTGCGGGCGCGCTACCGCTACGCCGTCGAGCGCGACGACGCGCATCCTCCGGAGTCGTACGTTGCCTGA
- a CDS encoding flavin reductase family protein, with protein sequence MTVDQDSFRSVLGRFATGVTVVTTVDASGRDVGMTVSAFASVSLNPPLVLICVDHAASIYDVLSKASHFIVNILSEGQEALARRFAESGQNRFDGIGYDRGQTGAAILDEVLGYIECKVVTRREAGDHDILTGAVEVAVANEGKPLLYYRGGYAQLER encoded by the coding sequence ATGACCGTAGACCAGGACTCATTCCGCTCTGTACTCGGCCGCTTCGCAACAGGTGTGACCGTCGTCACGACCGTGGACGCCAGTGGTCGCGACGTGGGGATGACCGTGAGCGCGTTCGCGTCGGTAAGCCTGAATCCGCCGCTCGTCCTCATCTGCGTAGATCACGCGGCTTCCATCTACGACGTGCTGTCGAAGGCGAGCCACTTCATAGTCAACATCCTGTCAGAGGGACAGGAAGCGCTGGCGCGGCGGTTCGCGGAGAGTGGACAGAACCGGTTCGACGGAATCGGCTACGACCGCGGCCAGACCGGTGCGGCAATCCTCGACGAAGTGCTTGGGTACATCGAATGCAAGGTGGTGACACGGCGCGAGGCGGGAGACCACGACATCCTGACAGGAGCGGTAGAGGTCGCGGTCGCGAACGAAGGCAAGCCGCTGCTCTACTATCGCGGGGGTTACGCGCAGCTGGAGCGCTGA
- a CDS encoding inorganic diphosphatase encodes MNPWHDFPVGSHPPEVVTAVIEIPRGSRNKYELDKQSGQFRLDRVLFSAVHYPGDYGFIPRTLHEDNDPLDIIVSINEPTFPGCQIDCRPLGVLKMLDRGEPDDKIIAVPSFDPFYNEYFDIADLSQHYLKEVEHFFHIYKDLEGRRVEIVGWEKSDAAMEIIQASMERYEEKYLRVGP; translated from the coding sequence GTGAACCCATGGCACGATTTCCCCGTGGGATCGCATCCTCCTGAAGTCGTCACCGCCGTCATCGAGATTCCGCGCGGAAGCCGCAACAAGTACGAGCTCGACAAGCAGAGCGGACAATTTCGTCTCGACCGCGTGCTGTTCTCGGCGGTTCACTATCCCGGCGATTACGGATTCATTCCGCGGACACTGCACGAGGACAACGATCCGCTCGACATCATCGTCAGCATCAACGAGCCGACGTTCCCCGGATGTCAGATAGACTGCCGGCCGCTCGGCGTGCTCAAGATGCTCGACCGCGGCGAGCCCGACGACAAGATCATCGCTGTCCCGTCGTTCGATCCGTTCTACAACGAGTATTTCGACATCGCCGACCTTTCGCAGCACTACCTGAAGGAGGTCGAGCACTTCTTCCACATCTACAAGGATCTCGAGGGCAGGCGAGTCGAGATCGTGGGCTGGGAGAAGAGCGACGCCGCCATGGAGATCATCCAGGCGTCCATGGAGCGGTATGAGGAGAAGTACCTCCGCGTCGGACCGTAG
- the cobA gene encoding uroporphyrinogen-III C-methyltransferase, translating into MSDKQGIVFLVGAGPGDPGLITVRGRKLIESADAIVYDALANRELLPADARETGHPELFNVGKRGGDSRSVTQDEINDLLVRLARDGKRVVRLKDGDPFVFGRGSEEAQALNDASVAFEVVPGVTAGIAAAAYAGIPVTHRGLSTSVTFVTGHEDPAKPTTQTNWNALAKAGGTIVLYMGVKTLPAIAAALIEGGMSPDIPAAAVQWGTHPKQRTVTATLATLADKATAAGVRAPVITVIGWTVLLRDEINWFENRPLFGRRIVVTRAAQQASALSDKLAELGADVLEMPATRIARLDLSPLREEMTRLADYQWLIFTSQNAVSIFWEQLLGGGRDARSLAGLRIAAVGPATAGALLEHGIAVNVIPERFVAEGLLEKLAERDDIAGARVLCVTAEGAREILPDGLTEMGAEVKLIAAYRSIQDGAGAARLKRALEGGTVSAATFTSASSVRAYVDAVGEELALKAPAASIGPRTTEAIEAAGIELLCEATESTTDGLVAAVERALK; encoded by the coding sequence GTGAGCGACAAGCAGGGCATCGTGTTTCTCGTCGGTGCGGGACCGGGTGATCCCGGTCTCATCACCGTGCGCGGCCGCAAGCTGATCGAAAGCGCCGACGCGATCGTGTACGATGCTCTCGCCAATCGCGAGCTGCTGCCGGCCGACGCGCGGGAGACGGGACATCCCGAGCTCTTCAATGTCGGGAAACGGGGCGGCGACAGCCGATCCGTCACGCAGGACGAGATCAACGACCTGCTCGTGCGCCTCGCTCGCGACGGAAAGCGCGTGGTGCGCCTGAAAGACGGCGACCCGTTCGTGTTCGGGCGAGGGAGCGAAGAGGCGCAGGCCCTCAACGATGCCTCGGTCGCCTTCGAGGTGGTGCCGGGTGTCACCGCGGGAATCGCGGCCGCCGCATACGCCGGCATTCCCGTCACGCACCGCGGGCTCAGCACGTCGGTCACGTTCGTCACCGGACATGAGGATCCGGCGAAACCCACGACACAGACCAACTGGAATGCGCTGGCGAAGGCTGGCGGAACGATCGTGCTGTACATGGGAGTGAAAACACTGCCCGCGATCGCCGCCGCACTGATCGAGGGCGGCATGTCTCCGGATATTCCGGCCGCCGCCGTGCAGTGGGGCACGCATCCGAAGCAACGCACCGTCACCGCGACGCTGGCGACACTGGCGGACAAGGCGACCGCCGCGGGTGTGCGCGCTCCGGTCATCACGGTCATCGGCTGGACCGTGTTATTGCGCGATGAGATCAACTGGTTCGAGAACCGGCCTCTGTTCGGCCGCCGCATCGTCGTTACACGTGCTGCTCAGCAGGCATCGGCACTCAGCGACAAGCTCGCGGAGCTCGGCGCCGATGTCCTCGAAATGCCCGCGACGCGGATCGCGCGCCTCGACCTGTCGCCGCTCAGGGAAGAGATGACGCGCCTCGCCGACTATCAGTGGCTCATTTTCACCAGCCAGAATGCAGTGTCGATTTTCTGGGAACAGCTGCTTGGCGGCGGACGTGACGCGCGCTCGCTGGCGGGGCTGAGGATTGCCGCCGTCGGTCCGGCGACAGCGGGAGCGCTGCTCGAGCACGGCATCGCTGTGAATGTCATCCCCGAGCGTTTCGTCGCCGAAGGATTGCTCGAGAAGCTCGCCGAGCGCGACGACATTGCCGGCGCGCGCGTTCTCTGCGTGACGGCGGAAGGCGCACGCGAGATCCTTCCCGACGGGCTCACCGAAATGGGCGCCGAGGTGAAACTCATCGCCGCCTATCGCTCGATTCAGGATGGAGCCGGCGCGGCGCGGCTCAAGCGTGCTCTGGAGGGCGGCACGGTCAGCGCCGCCACATTTACGTCTGCGTCGTCCGTGCGCGCATACGTTGACGCAGTCGGCGAGGAGCTCGCGCTCAAGGCGCCCGCGGCTTCCATTGGACCGCGGACGACCGAGGCGATCGAGGCGGCGGGGATCGAGCTCCTCTGTGAAGCCACGGAGTCCACCACCGACGGACTCGTCGCCGCCGTGGAGCGCGCGCTGAAATGA
- a CDS encoding methyltransferase domain-containing protein, producing MTGLLTPARRRGIEILDDPAVDPALMTRSMRDVARANILFGGRRAAITELMPALREMHGYGSMLDVGTGVGDIPAAARLAAAGLGVKLRTIGMEMSGPLLSAYGSANDTVVCGDAVALPFRDRSVDVVMASQLLHHFIAADAAALVREMNRVARSRVVISDLRRSFVAAAGIWLTSFPLRFHTASRHDGVVSVMRGFLPDELADIVEAATGERPVVRRRLGYRITTSWIPRT from the coding sequence GTGACCGGACTACTGACGCCTGCGCGGCGGCGCGGTATCGAGATACTCGACGATCCCGCCGTGGATCCCGCACTGATGACGCGCTCGATGCGCGACGTTGCCCGCGCCAACATCCTGTTCGGCGGCCGGAGGGCGGCGATCACCGAGCTGATGCCCGCGCTGCGGGAGATGCATGGATACGGGTCAATGCTCGACGTCGGAACAGGCGTCGGCGACATACCGGCCGCCGCGAGGCTTGCCGCAGCCGGCCTCGGCGTGAAGCTGCGCACCATCGGCATGGAGATGTCGGGTCCACTCCTGTCCGCGTACGGGAGCGCCAACGACACCGTGGTGTGCGGAGATGCTGTCGCGCTGCCTTTTCGCGACCGCAGCGTGGACGTCGTGATGGCGTCACAGCTTCTGCATCACTTCATTGCCGCTGACGCCGCCGCGCTCGTCCGCGAGATGAATCGCGTGGCGAGGAGCCGCGTCGTGATCAGCGATCTTCGTCGCAGCTTCGTGGCGGCGGCGGGAATCTGGCTCACATCGTTCCCGCTGCGCTTTCACACGGCGAGCCGGCACGATGGTGTAGTTTCCGTGATGAGAGGGTTTCTTCCCGATGAGCTCGCGGACATCGTCGAGGCCGCGACCGGCGAGCGGCCGGTCGTGCGACGGCGCTTGGGCTATCGCATCACCACGAGCTGGATACCGCGGACATGA
- the hemC gene encoding hydroxymethylbilane synthase — protein MSDRVVRIATRSSELALRQARMVESLLGTRGVACEIVTFKTTGDKHLDEPLSEIGAKGLFTHELEVALEKKKVDCCVHSLKDLPTELPDGLVLGAILEREDPRDVLVVNPVTQADDLASLPAGSRVGTSSLRRRAQLMAIRPDLEVVELRGNVATRLKKVDTGQVHAAILAAAGLIRLDARQRITQFLEPPEWLPAAGQGAIAVEIHGDDDEMREILSHVDHRPTQIATRAERAFLAALEGGCQVPIGALATPDSAGNWTLHGFVSDVRGRDAVRGSTIVDIDSPENAGRALAADLRTRGASSLLLELRNSGQLNPPQPE, from the coding sequence ATGAGTGACCGCGTCGTCCGCATCGCGACACGATCGTCGGAGCTGGCGCTGCGCCAGGCGCGGATGGTGGAATCCCTGCTCGGGACGCGCGGGGTCGCGTGCGAGATCGTCACGTTCAAGACCACTGGCGACAAGCACCTCGACGAGCCGCTGAGCGAGATCGGCGCCAAGGGGCTGTTCACGCACGAGCTCGAAGTCGCGCTGGAGAAGAAGAAGGTGGACTGCTGCGTCCATTCGCTGAAGGACCTTCCCACCGAGCTGCCCGACGGGCTCGTGCTCGGTGCGATCCTCGAGCGCGAAGATCCACGCGATGTGCTGGTGGTGAATCCGGTGACGCAGGCGGACGATCTCGCCTCACTTCCGGCCGGCTCGCGCGTCGGCACTTCGAGTCTCAGACGGAGAGCGCAGCTCATGGCGATCCGTCCCGACCTCGAGGTAGTGGAGCTGCGTGGCAACGTTGCTACCCGATTGAAGAAGGTGGACACCGGCCAGGTGCATGCCGCGATTCTCGCCGCGGCGGGACTCATCCGGCTCGACGCTCGCCAGCGGATCACTCAGTTCCTCGAGCCACCGGAGTGGCTGCCGGCGGCAGGGCAGGGCGCAATCGCAGTCGAGATTCACGGAGACGACGATGAGATGCGGGAGATCCTGTCGCACGTCGATCACCGTCCGACGCAGATCGCGACACGGGCGGAGCGGGCGTTTCTCGCTGCGCTTGAGGGCGGATGCCAGGTTCCGATCGGAGCGCTCGCCACGCCGGACAGCGCCGGCAACTGGACACTGCATGGTTTCGTAAGCGATGTGCGCGGACGCGATGCCGTCCGCGGATCCACTATTGTGGACATAGATTCGCCCGAGAACGCAGGTCGCGCCCTCGCCGCGGACTTGCGCACGCGCGGCGCATCGAGCTTGTTGCTGGAGCTGCGCAATTCCGGGCAGCTCAATCCGCCGCAACCCGAGTAA
- a CDS encoding NAD(P)/FAD-dependent oxidoreductase, translated as MPDAQVIVVGGGPAGSSTAFFLARAGVDVLLLDRAYFPRDKTCSEYMSPQASRILAEMNALDAVEDAGAAQLAGMRVHAPNGSVIHGEFAAAHRFRGYRDRGLAVRRTILDAILLERARAAGATVEEGTRVTDMIRDDRGRVSGVITAGASGVAERRARLIVGADGLRSVVGRRLGLIRSSRWPRRIALVTHYSGAEEVGRFGEMFVDRDGYCGVADVGNGLTNVAVVVPVSRAAEVAVDRTEFLESWIAERPRIAAMFARATRVDPVRATGPFATSARRGWARGAALVGDAAEFFDPFTGEGIYTALRGGELLADFAAESVRARDGATADAPLRAYESARRAEFSGKWRVERLVGAAVAIPALINRAADVLSRRRDMADLLVGVVGDFVPAREVLRPGYLLSLIFSPSGRA; from the coding sequence ATGCCTGACGCGCAGGTGATCGTAGTGGGCGGCGGCCCCGCAGGCTCGTCCACCGCGTTCTTTCTCGCGCGCGCCGGCGTGGATGTACTGCTGCTCGACCGCGCGTATTTCCCGCGCGACAAGACGTGCTCCGAATACATGAGCCCACAGGCATCGCGGATCCTGGCGGAGATGAACGCTCTCGACGCAGTCGAGGATGCGGGCGCCGCACAGCTCGCCGGGATGCGGGTTCACGCGCCCAACGGGTCAGTCATTCACGGGGAATTCGCGGCTGCCCACCGATTTCGCGGATACCGCGACCGGGGGCTGGCTGTCCGTCGGACGATACTCGACGCAATTCTTCTCGAACGCGCCCGCGCGGCGGGCGCGACAGTCGAGGAGGGCACGCGCGTGACCGACATGATACGGGATGACCGCGGGCGCGTCAGCGGCGTGATCACCGCCGGCGCAAGTGGAGTCGCGGAGAGGCGTGCGCGGCTGATCGTCGGCGCGGACGGCCTTCGCTCAGTCGTCGGACGACGTCTCGGTCTCATCCGCTCGTCGCGATGGCCTCGGCGAATCGCGCTCGTCACCCACTATTCGGGGGCAGAAGAAGTTGGCCGGTTCGGTGAGATGTTCGTGGATCGCGACGGCTACTGCGGAGTCGCCGATGTCGGCAACGGGCTCACCAATGTCGCCGTCGTCGTTCCCGTGTCGCGCGCCGCAGAGGTCGCGGTGGACCGCACGGAGTTTCTCGAGAGCTGGATCGCCGAGCGGCCACGAATCGCGGCGATGTTCGCGCGCGCGACGCGCGTGGATCCGGTGCGCGCCACTGGCCCGTTCGCGACGTCGGCCCGAAGGGGATGGGCAAGAGGTGCCGCGCTCGTCGGCGATGCGGCGGAGTTCTTCGACCCGTTCACCGGCGAGGGCATCTACACCGCGCTGCGTGGCGGCGAGCTGCTGGCGGATTTTGCGGCCGAGTCGGTGCGCGCCCGGGACGGCGCGACGGCGGATGCCCCGCTCCGCGCCTACGAATCAGCGCGCCGCGCCGAGTTCTCGGGCAAGTGGAGGGTCGAGCGCCTTGTCGGAGCAGCGGTCGCAATTCCCGCCCTCATCAACCGCGCTGCCGACGTGCTTTCACGACGGCGAGACATGGCCGACCTCCTCGTCGGAGTGGTCGGGGATTTCGTTCCCGCGCGGGAGGTTCTGCGGCCCGGCTATCTTCTCAGTCTCATATTCTCCCCTTCGGGCCGCGCATGA
- a CDS encoding heme exporter protein CcmB, which yields MQTATGTVVATENLTRSFGTRRAVDGVTLSVGSGDAELLLPMLALPFFVPIVIPAAQATAKLMSGRPVGDAVAWLKLLVAFDIVFVVACALAYPFTLEE from the coding sequence ATGCAAACCGCAACCGGCACAGTCGTCGCCACTGAGAACCTGACCAGGTCTTTCGGGACGCGCCGGGCCGTGGATGGCGTGACGCTCTCCGTCGGATCTGGCGATGCCGAATTGCTGCTTCCGATGCTCGCGCTGCCCTTCTTCGTTCCCATCGTCATCCCCGCCGCGCAGGCAACAGCGAAGCTGATGAGCGGGCGCCCGGTTGGAGATGCCGTCGCATGGCTTAAATTGCTGGTGGCATTCGACATTGTCTTCGTCGTCGCGTGCGCTCTGGCCTATCCATTCACTCTCGAGGAATGA
- a CDS encoding SRPBCC family protein, which produces MTAIERQPFELGPMPPGRWMETVDERLVRAPWRTIFGLARRVEEWPAHLPHYRYVRFRERARDGGGIVEMAADRPFGPVAWPTWWLSEMSVDDGAPVIRFRHIAGITKGMDVEWTFRAESGGTRVRILHVWDGIPVPFIGIPVATIVIGPVFIHGIASRTLAGLAAVAEREAGSRSGAGPG; this is translated from the coding sequence ATGACGGCGATCGAGAGACAGCCGTTCGAGCTCGGACCGATGCCTCCTGGCCGTTGGATGGAGACGGTGGATGAGCGGCTCGTTCGTGCGCCATGGCGCACCATCTTCGGACTCGCGCGCAGAGTCGAGGAGTGGCCGGCGCATCTTCCGCATTACCGGTACGTGCGCTTTCGCGAGCGCGCGAGGGACGGCGGCGGAATCGTGGAGATGGCAGCGGACCGGCCTTTCGGACCGGTCGCCTGGCCGACGTGGTGGTTGTCCGAGATGTCTGTGGATGATGGAGCGCCGGTAATCCGATTCCGTCACATCGCGGGTATAACGAAAGGCATGGACGTGGAGTGGACGTTCCGCGCGGAATCCGGCGGAACCCGGGTAAGGATTCTGCATGTGTGGGATGGCATCCCCGTTCCGTTCATCGGAATTCCGGTGGCCACGATCGTAATCGGGCCTGTCTTCATTCACGGTATTGCGTCACGAACGCTGGCGGGGCTGGCAGCGGTCGCGGAGCGCGAAGCGGGCAGTCGCAGCGGCGCCGGCCCGGGATAA
- a CDS encoding aquaporin, with translation MRDSWRHFVAEFIGTFALVFVGGAAIMIAKDSNSPAGLVGIALAHGLILAVMVSALMRISGHFNPAITLGFLAARRIDVPMAGVYILAQIIGAIVGAYALKWTFPIALFEATRGGGQAIALQVTGGQAFLLEFIATFFLVLVVFGTAVDPKAPNIGGLAIGLTVTADMLAIGPLTGGSMNPARSFGPAVASGIFEAQLIYWAAPIAGGIAAALLYEYLFLRREMEPVSHGTLRPAATTRERPRA, from the coding sequence ATGCGGGATTCCTGGCGCCATTTCGTCGCCGAGTTCATCGGCACCTTTGCGCTCGTCTTCGTCGGCGGCGCCGCGATCATGATCGCCAAGGACTCCAATAGTCCCGCGGGGCTCGTCGGCATCGCGCTTGCGCACGGACTGATTCTGGCCGTGATGGTAAGCGCGCTGATGCGGATCTCCGGTCACTTCAATCCCGCGATAACGCTCGGATTTCTCGCGGCGCGCCGCATCGACGTGCCAATGGCGGGGGTCTACATCCTCGCTCAGATCATCGGCGCCATTGTCGGCGCGTACGCTCTCAAGTGGACGTTCCCGATCGCGCTTTTCGAGGCGACGCGCGGCGGCGGTCAGGCCATCGCTCTGCAGGTGACTGGCGGACAGGCATTCCTCCTCGAGTTCATTGCGACGTTCTTCCTTGTGCTCGTCGTGTTCGGCACGGCCGTGGATCCGAAGGCGCCGAACATTGGCGGCCTTGCAATCGGTCTAACGGTCACGGCGGACATGCTCGCGATCGGGCCTCTCACCGGCGGGTCCATGAATCCTGCGCGATCGTTCGGACCCGCCGTCGCGAGCGGAATCTTCGAGGCACAGCTCATCTACTGGGCGGCGCCGATAGCTGGAGGAATCGCGGCGGCACTGCTGTATGAGTACCTGTTCCTGCGGCGCGAGATGGAGCCCGTATCGCATGGGACGCTGCGGCCCGCGGCGACCACGCGCGAAAGGCCGCGGGCGTAG